Genomic segment of Colletotrichum destructivum chromosome 5, complete sequence:
TTGCTAGGGTCCTTTGAACTGGGTTGCTCTGGACGCTGTCGCCAACACTCTTTGCGCCACGGGAACCACCCAGTCCCCCATCGACATGGTCGCCGGGTCCTTCAATGTTCTCCCCGGCAACTCCATCAACCTCGAAATCCCCGACATGGCCGAGGGAACCGAATTTGAGAACCTCGGGACCACGGTTGAGGTTATCGCCAAGGGCGGGTCGATgcaggtcggcggcagcaactTCACCTTGCAGCAGTTCCACTTCCACTTGCCCAGCGAGCATCTCGATGCCGGGAAGAGTATGGCCATGGAAATGCACATGGTTTTCGAGGGCGCCAACCAGGAGATTGCCGTCATCGGTACTTACATCGACCTGGAGCCGggtgccggtgctgctgcccccgAAGCTCCTCCTGCCGAGGCCCCTGCCGGTGGGAACGCCACCGCCGAACGCCGTAGCAAGCTGTCCCGccgcgctgccgctggcTCCGCCGCTGAGGCTCCCAAGGCCATTCCCATCATGGGATCCACGCCCGTCACGGCCGAGGCTGCTTCGTCCAACTTGCTCGAGACGGTTTTCTCTTCCCTCGATGCCATCAAGGAGCCCGGAACGGTCACCAAGACTGGCGCGCTGAACATGCAGGAGGTCGTCAGTCTGCTCTCGGCCGGCAGCTTCCAGAGGTAAGATAGGCGTTTCAACCCTTTGTAAAGCACCGTCTCTAACAGTCATTTCTAGCTACATGGGCTCCCTTACCACTCCTCCCTGCAGTGAGGGCGTTCAGTGGCTCGTCTCAACCCAGCGTCTCATGGTCCAGCCTCAGACCTTTACCGCCGTCCGCGATGTCATTGGTTTCAACTCCCGCTTTCCTCAGAACACTCTCGGCCAGGAAAACATTCTCCAAGTAGCCCAGAAGAGCATCGCCAGCGCCAACattgctggtgctggtgctgctgccgcgcccgccgcacCTGCCGCCGAGGCTCCCAAggaggccgctgccgccccggCTGCCGGACATGCATAAATCGCCACAAACGAGaggcggcgacagcggcatACGGCGCGTCGGGATGGAAATCTGGGGTTCTCTCATCGCAGAGGGAGAACCAGGGCATGCGACGATGTTTGATGCCTCATCTGAGATCAACTGTACCATGGTGTCATGCATGTCGATGGAGCAAGAGGAGGTTtagaagaaaagaaaatcCCAGGTGCAGCATTTGCAGTTGAGGCAGGATCACAATAACGCCAGCCAGACGCGCCTACCTATGTCTACAAACTGGACTAATTGACGAATAGTTTGTATCTGGGCAATTTCCTTTCTCTAATCTGCCCATTGGCTACTTGGGTTGACATGTACTTATCGAAGGCTGTCTTATGATGTTTGGTCTTCCATTTGGCAAGCGGGGAGGGATGACACGAAGTATTGTGCAATCATGTTGACGGAGGCTCGGTGCGGGTTTGTGGGGGAGATACCACGGGACACCAAAGTCCCAAAGCATTGCATTCCATTGAGTCAGGCTAGATAATAATGATACGATTAAGATGAGAAGCTGTGCACTATTCCGTAGGGTCGGCAAGTCGACAGCACTGGAGCAAGAGTATACGCGATTCAGCCTGGAGGCTACGCCATTCAATCTCCGAGACACCCCTCAAAAAAATTGGTGTCGAAGGAAAAGACCGACATGGGAAAAGACAACAACTACGGGTTTCTGGGATGCGAATGTGAGTCAGACAACTTGACCAAGACGGGCGACGTTTGGCCAAGATACCAAGAAGATCCAAATAGAAGCGGGATGCGCGTTTCCATCCCTCACACGTTGAACTCTTGGGTGGAAAATCAGGACATGTTCTCTTCGAAAAAGTCTCCGGAGGGCTTGGTATACTCACGAGTCCTTCCTTGGCGGCTTTTTTTGCCCTGCCGTTATTGCTCAACGGCCCATGCTTCAACTTGTGACAGGGAGTGGCATGGCAGGTGTGTGTTGCGCCGTGTGAGCCCCGCGAGTCGTGGGCTCATTGCAGCGGGGATGGGCGAGCATGCCGGTTCTAGCGGGAACGAAGTGTTGTGTTCCGGGGGGCGCCTTGAGTCTGGTCGGGGAGGAGTGGTCGTCGCCCGCACCGCATGTGGCTGAAGAAAGTGGGTCACATTGATTTCCCGATACGGTAATTCTTTGGGCCACACGCCTTCTTATCGCCAAAGGGTCGGGTTCATCTGGGGCCGCGGGCACAAACGCgagaggtggtggtgggtgttcACGCCATGCGTCCGCGCGAGCCGCCGGGCGCTCAAAAGTCAAAAACGTCTCACAGCCCGTTTCACGTTGTGTAATTTGCGCGAGTGAGCGAGAGCTGACTCCGACCCAAGTAGGTTTTCAAGATATCAACGACAGCTGGATATAGACCACCTCAACAACTACCATCTACTGTTCTGATCTAGACTCTCCATTACTCTCACACACAACAGTCAACATGCCGATCAGGTGGCCGTAAACAGACTTGCCGGCATAGCTCTTGTCATAAACCACTCATGGATCAGTTACGTGCCgagggggggttgatgaATCTACCCTATCCAATTCCAAAGCCTCACATTGTGATATAGAGTGAGAGGTTCCTGCTATTGAGTTTCCATGTAGTAGACTCCCCGTCGGTGTCGGTCGTCGGTGGCATCCTGCCCTTGGAAAATTACCACAGACTGACCACGGGGAGGAGGTCCTTGAAGTTTGCTGCTCAGACGGCAAAAAGTAATCGTGCATGGCCGAAGGGTTGCGCTGTTCTTTCCAGCCCTGCGTCCGGCGATTACAACCGTCACCCAGGAAGTGGGACGAGCAACCGGACATCGCAACGCTCCCCGCTCGTGTTCCCTTTTTCCAATTGTACATCTTATGGCCATCATGTCATCACCATCGACATCTGCTATAGTGGCAGCCGTAGTAGTCCCTTTATCAACATGTGCTTCTTCTGGGAGAGGCTCCATTCCACGGTGGGCAAGAGCATCATGGTCGTAAGTCCAGCATCCCCGGCTGTAGAGCTGGGGAACGTCGCCAGGCAGGCACATA
This window contains:
- a CDS encoding Putative alpha carbonic anhydrase domain, carbonic anhydrase, alpha-class; amino-acid sequence: MASRIFTAGLFAASVSQVLASCAYGTHLDPRAEGGKVKVNTFAYNGSNGPLNWVALDAVANTLCATGTTQSPIDMVAGSFNVLPGNSINLEIPDMAEGTEFENLGTTVEVIAKGGSMQVGGSNFTLQQFHFHLPSEHLDAGKSMAMEMHMVFEGANQEIAVIGTYIDLEPGAGAAAPEAPPAEAPAGGNATAERRSKLSRRAAAGSAAEAPKAIPIMGSTPVTAEAASSNLLETVFSSLDAIKEPGTVTKTGALNMQEVVSLLSAGSFQSYMGSLTTPPCSEGVQWLVSTQRLMVQPQTFTAVRDVIGFNSRFPQNTLGQENILQVAQKSIASANIAGAGAAAAPAAPAAEAPKEAAAAPAAGHA